The following is a genomic window from Planctomycetia bacterium.
CCCGGTTGAATATTCAAACTGGCATCCCGAACTCTCGCACGTCCCCGGCCTGAAGAGCGACGCTGAGGCCAAGACGTACATTCTCACGGGCGCGTTTTGGCTGGCTGTTTTCTTCGCAGTGTTGGCGGGCTTTGGCATCCTCGATGCGATGTGGCACGGCGTCTCGCAGATTCGGCTGATGGGGCGGGGTATTCTCACCGAGGGCCGGCTGATCGACCTTCGGCAGTTGCCCGTGTTGGGGATGGTTAACCTGCGGCGAATGGTCTATTCCTTCTTCGACGGCCGGCAGCAGCGGCAGGCAAGCGTGGTAGGGACCGCCGATGACATGGCCACGGCAACCCCGCAGCCGGTCTTCTTCGACCCGTCGAACCCCGATTCGATTGCCCCGGCGAGCATGATCGCGGGACACTTCGAAATCGACGCGCAGGGCGATCTGACCGAGGGCGACTCAAACCCGTACAACTACATGTGGCTTCCGACGGCCTGCTGCCTCGCGGCGGCGTGGTTCACGCTGAACCTCTTCGACCTGGCCGAGACCCCGGAATTCCTGAAGACGGCGATCGCCTTCATGGAAATCTGACCGGTTCGCGGTTCCAACTGCCCCGTCGTTCCTAAATGCCCGTCAAACCGGGGGCTTACATAGCGCCCTGATGACAATTCCAACGTCCGTCGATACATTCTCTAAGTGACCGGGCCACTATGAAATGAAAGGACGCGGCCGTGAATAGTCCCATGCAAAATAATGAGTATCGATCGAGCGGATCATCGCAGTTTGAAGGCAGCATGAACATCTTCGCGCAGGGATTTGAAGGCGCGGCTGATCGCAGCACCTTCATCATGCGCACCTACATGCACCTGGTCGGCGCGGTGATGGCGTTTACCGCCATCGAAGTCGCCCTCTTCCAGAGCGGGCTCGCCGAGCGCATCGCGGTCGCGTTCATGAGCGTCAGTTGGTTGATCGTACTGGGCGGATTTGTCGTGGTGAGTTGGTTTGCCACGCGCACGGCCCATGCGGCGGCGACCCTCCCGGCCCAGTATCTGGCGCTGGGCATCTTCGTCGTGGCTCAGGCGCTCATCTTTGTGCCGCTGCTCTACATCGCCAACTCGTTTGCGCCCGGCGCGATCGAAAGCGCCGCCGTCTGCACTCTCGTCGGCTTCGGTGGACTCACGTTCGTCGCATGGGGCACACGGAAGGACTTTTCATTTCTCCGCGGCATCCTCTGGTGGGCCGGCGTCTCGGCGATGGTCGCCATCGTCGCCAGCCTCATCTTCGGATTCACCCTCGGCACTCTCTTTTCGGTGGCGATGGTCGTCCTGGCCGGCACGTCGATTCTCTACGACACATCCAACATCATCCGCCACTACCCCGAAGACCGCTACGTCGGGGCGGCGCTCCAGTTGTTCGCCTCCGTCGCGATGATGTTCTGGTACATCCTGCGGATATTCCTGAACGCGCGGCGGTAAGACGTCTCCACAGTAAGTTTCAAGACAAAAACAAGGGCTCACCCTTTCGGCGGTGAGCCCTTTTTTGTGTCACGGCTGTGGAACTATATTTTTCCTGCTAATTTCTTAAACTCATCTTCGGTAAGTACGTTCACGCCTAGCGACTTTGCCTTTTCCAATTTACTCCCCGCCTCATCACCGCAGACGAGGTAATCCGTCTTCTTGCTCACGCTGCCCGACGTCTTGCCGCCGAGGTCCTTGATGAGCCGCTCGATCTCGCTGCGCGAAAAGTTCTTCAACGTGCCCGTCACGACGAGCGTCTTGCCGGTTAGCGGCTGGTCTCCACTGACCTGGCGCTTC
Proteins encoded in this region:
- a CDS encoding Bax inhibitor-1 family protein; its protein translation is MNIFAQGFEGAADRSTFIMRTYMHLVGAVMAFTAIEVALFQSGLAERIAVAFMSVSWLIVLGGFVVVSWFATRTAHAAATLPAQYLALGIFVVAQALIFVPLLYIANSFAPGAIESAAVCTLVGFGGLTFVAWGTRKDFSFLRGILWWAGVSAMVAIVASLIFGFTLGTLFSVAMVVLAGTSILYDTSNIIRHYPEDRYVGAALQLFASVAMMFWYILRIFLNARR